A section of the Candidatus Paceibacterota bacterium genome encodes:
- a CDS encoding cation-translocating P-type ATPase yields MTLSESEIKKITGLSEEEVKNSFEKHGYNELPSSKKRSFMKIIEEVLQEPMFILLVIAGSVYLVLGSTEEAFLLLGFVFVIVGITIYQENKTENALDALRKMSSPRALVIRGGKQKRIPGVEVVPGDIIVLKEGDRIPADAELLWTRNLSVDESLLTGESVPVRKDPSNKNSGSSRKTEEERSSIIYSGSLVVQGQGVAKVRTTGINTEMGKIGKALEVIKEERTPLQDQTKRIVKSVFGIVIVLFLIIILYYGIVRGNWTEGILSGITLAMALLPEEFPVVLTIFLALGAWRISKEQALTRKISAVETLGSSTVLCVDKTGTLTENKMSVREIFTEGENFDVKGNEDRLPSKFHEIIEYGILASEEDPFDPMDKAIQDLGKRTLANTRHIHTKWTLVEEYPLTRKLLAISHVWRREDGGDHDGYVVSAKGAVEAICDLCHLDADECRKISVLVDSMAANGLRVISVAKSGFEKSDLPSSQHDFDFKFLGLIGLADPVRKTVPPAMKECYNAGIRVIMITGDYPATAKNIAREIGLKNYNEIITGPELEKMGSEELRKKIKEVNIFARVAPEQKLLIVNALKSNGEIVAMTGDGVNDAPALKSAHIGVAMGERGTDVARESAGIVLLNDDFSTIVKAVRLGRRISDNLKKAMAYIVSVHIPIAGVSFFPVLFGWPVVLYPVHIVFLELVIDPACTVVFEAEKEEANVMRRPPRDPKKPLFGSKILILSVLQGFFSLLAVAAIFMLARYSGQSDEEARTLAFITLITSNISLILVNRSWTKTIISYMFVPNRALAGVAAIAITFLIMALYIPALQRVFHFGFMHWEDIITSLAFGISSIVWFEALKYYCIHRNIKLLES; encoded by the coding sequence ATGACACTATCAGAATCGGAAATAAAAAAAATAACCGGGCTTTCAGAAGAAGAGGTGAAAAACAGTTTCGAAAAGCACGGATATAACGAGCTTCCCTCCTCGAAGAAAAGAAGCTTCATGAAGATAATCGAAGAAGTTCTCCAGGAGCCCATGTTCATTCTGCTTGTCATAGCCGGTTCGGTTTATCTTGTTCTTGGAAGTACTGAAGAGGCTTTCCTGCTTCTGGGGTTTGTTTTTGTCATTGTCGGGATCACGATATATCAGGAAAACAAGACTGAGAATGCGCTCGATGCCCTTCGAAAAATGTCCAGTCCCCGTGCGCTGGTCATCAGAGGCGGAAAGCAAAAAAGGATCCCCGGGGTGGAGGTTGTGCCTGGAGATATCATAGTTCTCAAAGAAGGCGACAGGATCCCTGCCGACGCTGAACTCCTCTGGACGAGGAATTTGTCGGTTGATGAATCCCTTCTTACAGGTGAATCCGTTCCTGTCCGGAAAGATCCTTCGAATAAAAATAGCGGATCGTCAAGAAAGACCGAGGAAGAAAGATCGTCCATTATCTATTCCGGAAGCTTGGTGGTGCAGGGACAGGGGGTTGCAAAGGTCAGAACTACCGGGATCAACACTGAAATGGGAAAGATAGGAAAAGCGCTGGAGGTCATAAAGGAAGAAAGAACGCCTCTTCAGGATCAGACGAAAAGGATCGTAAAAAGCGTATTCGGTATTGTGATCGTATTATTCTTAATAATCATATTGTATTACGGTATTGTGAGGGGCAATTGGACAGAGGGGATATTGTCGGGAATAACTCTTGCCATGGCGCTTCTGCCCGAGGAGTTTCCCGTGGTTCTTACGATATTCCTTGCTCTGGGGGCATGGAGGATCTCCAAGGAGCAGGCGCTGACAAGGAAAATATCCGCAGTTGAGACCCTGGGGTCTTCGACCGTGCTTTGCGTCGATAAGACCGGAACCCTGACCGAGAATAAGATGTCCGTAAGGGAAATATTTACGGAAGGAGAGAACTTTGACGTAAAGGGAAATGAAGACCGCCTTCCGAGCAAGTTTCACGAGATCATAGAATATGGGATCCTGGCGAGCGAGGAAGACCCCTTTGATCCGATGGACAAGGCGATCCAGGATCTCGGAAAAAGGACATTGGCGAATACCAGGCACATTCACACAAAGTGGACTCTTGTCGAAGAATATCCGCTCACCAGAAAACTTCTTGCGATCTCGCATGTCTGGAGGAGGGAAGACGGGGGCGATCATGACGGTTATGTCGTTTCGGCCAAGGGCGCCGTGGAGGCTATTTGCGACCTATGCCATCTTGATGCGGATGAATGTCGGAAAATATCCGTACTCGTTGATTCTATGGCGGCAAACGGGCTCCGGGTCATATCAGTTGCAAAATCCGGTTTTGAAAAAAGCGACCTTCCTTCTTCCCAGCATGATTTCGATTTCAAATTTTTGGGTCTGATCGGACTTGCGGATCCTGTCAGAAAGACAGTGCCGCCTGCCATGAAGGAATGCTATAATGCCGGGATCCGCGTCATTATGATCACCGGAGACTATCCGGCCACTGCAAAGAACATTGCGCGCGAGATCGGACTGAAGAACTATAATGAGATCATAACGGGGCCTGAGCTGGAAAAAATGGGAAGCGAAGAACTCAGGAAAAAAATAAAAGAAGTCAATATCTTTGCGAGAGTCGCTCCGGAGCAGAAGCTTCTTATAGTGAACGCTCTCAAGTCCAATGGAGAGATCGTGGCGATGACGGGAGATGGAGTGAACGATGCTCCGGCGCTGAAATCCGCCCATATCGGAGTTGCAATGGGGGAAAGAGGGACGGATGTGGCAAGGGAATCCGCCGGGATAGTTTTGCTGAATGATGATTTTTCAACAATAGTCAAAGCCGTGAGATTGGGGCGGCGTATCAGCGATAATCTCAAAAAGGCCATGGCTTATATCGTCAGCGTGCATATTCCCATTGCGGGAGTCTCATTTTTTCCGGTCCTTTTCGGCTGGCCGGTCGTTCTTTATCCGGTCCATATAGTATTTCTGGAACTTGTGATCGATCCTGCCTGTACGGTCGTTTTTGAGGCGGAAAAGGAAGAAGCCAACGTCATGAGGCGTCCGCCGAGGGATCCGAAAAAACCGCTTTTCGGAAGCAAGATACTTATCCTGAGCGTGCTGCAGGGGTTCTTCTCTCTTCTTGCGGTCGCTGCGATATTTATGCTGGCGCGCTATTCCGGCCAAAGCGACGAGGAAGCGAGGACACTGGCTTTCATTACCTTGATCACTTCGAACATATCGCTGATCCTGGTGAATCGTTCATGGACAAAGACCATAATTTCCTATATGTTCGTTCCCAATAGGGCCTTGGCTGGGGTTGCCGCGATCGCCATCACGTTCCTTATCATGGCTCTTTATATTCCCGCATTGCAGAGAGTATTTCATTTCGGATTTATGCACTGGGAAGATATAATAACTTCTCTGGCTTTCGGGATATCGAGCATAGTTTGGTTTGAAGCATTGAAATACTATTGTATCCACAGGAATATAAAGCTTCTTGAAAGCTGA
- a CDS encoding C39 family peptidase: protein MDRSSTQKIIFAVIIILFSAGYYFIFGKHENVPGNAVEEKTEKAPDVALEAGISEQGTIVDGSDRSEVASGTYESDPGASEKESQAEIPASPSVAPAIAPPTVPSAEPPITPKKEVSTIKNILFSVPFASQAPYGNWSDARNQDGCEEAAAIMAMAWVNGTALNAKSVNDEIYKIAAYEEEAVGTFHDTSAFDTAETIFKGYFKYEGIEVKYRIKIEDIINELEAGNLVVVPTRGQLLGNPNFTPPGPLTHELVIIGYDFKTKEFITNDPGTRNGKGYRYDENVLIDAVIDYPTGSHEKVVEEKTAMIVVRPSVK, encoded by the coding sequence ATGGATAGGAGCAGCACACAAAAAATTATTTTTGCGGTCATCATTATTTTATTTTCTGCAGGATATTATTTCATTTTTGGCAAGCACGAAAATGTTCCCGGAAATGCAGTGGAGGAAAAAACGGAGAAAGCTCCGGATGTTGCGCTTGAAGCCGGAATTTCCGAGCAGGGAACGATTGTGGACGGATCGGACCGATCGGAAGTCGCCAGTGGAACTTATGAAAGCGATCCGGGTGCAAGCGAGAAGGAATCTCAGGCGGAGATTCCGGCAAGTCCTTCGGTGGCGCCTGCTATAGCACCTCCTACAGTACCTTCAGCAGAACCCCCGATAACTCCCAAAAAGGAAGTTTCAACCATAAAAAACATTCTTTTCAGCGTGCCATTCGCTTCTCAGGCGCCATACGGGAACTGGAGCGATGCGAGAAACCAGGACGGATGCGAGGAGGCGGCGGCTATTATGGCGATGGCCTGGGTGAATGGAACGGCTTTGAATGCAAAATCGGTCAATGATGAGATATACAAGATCGCCGCATATGAGGAAGAGGCTGTCGGAACGTTCCATGACACATCTGCGTTCGATACGGCTGAAACGATATTTAAAGGATATTTCAAATATGAAGGGATAGAGGTTAAATACAGGATAAAAATAGAAGATATCATAAATGAGCTTGAGGCGGGAAATCTCGTTGTCGTTCCGACAAGGGGACAGCTTCTGGGAAATCCAAATTTCACGCCTCCCGGTCCTTTGACCCATGAGCTGGTTATTATCGGATATGACTTCAAGACCAAAGAATTCATAACCAATGATCCCGGAACAAGGAACGGAAAGGGATATCGTTATGATGAAAATGTCCTGATAGATGCGGTCATCGATTATCCGACGGGATCGCATGAAAAAGTCGTGGAGGAAAAAACCGCGATGATCGTCGTTAGACCTTCGGTCAAATAA
- a CDS encoding site-2 protease family protein, which translates to MDIIGANAVLSFIIIITILGIAHELGHFEVARRFGIKATKIGVGFKIPRMAWLSVSKKIRGVEVSLNPILAGAYVNIDSDEVDKLDSVFKKIAIYAAGPLVNLFSGIALLTLAMIMRGAGLLEAFTGVVANTVMAIISLPQVFSNFSSMKENLAGPIGIMNLMSGESVPSGVAPLMFFFVLLGALSIGFAIMNLIPLVPLDGGRIFLVISERVFGKNMAFRILRIAYVLLSLAAFIALIGFAILNDLGAFN; encoded by the coding sequence ATGGATATAATAGGAGCAAACGCGGTTCTGTCGTTCATTATAATAATAACCATATTAGGCATCGCTCATGAACTCGGTCATTTCGAGGTTGCAAGAAGGTTCGGGATCAAGGCGACAAAGATCGGGGTCGGATTTAAGATCCCGAGGATGGCGTGGCTATCGGTTTCGAAAAAAATCAGGGGAGTCGAGGTTTCATTGAATCCGATCCTGGCAGGAGCTTATGTGAATATTGACTCTGATGAAGTTGATAAGCTTGATAGCGTTTTTAAGAAAATCGCCATATATGCGGCGGGTCCCTTGGTTAATTTGTTTTCAGGCATAGCGCTATTAACGCTCGCTATGATCATGAGAGGCGCTGGCTTGCTGGAGGCATTTACCGGAGTTGTAGCCAATACGGTAATGGCAATAATAAGTTTGCCGCAAGTCTTTTCAAACTTTTCCAGCATGAAGGAAAATCTTGCGGGGCCTATCGGTATCATGAATTTAATGTCGGGCGAGTCGGTTCCATCCGGAGTTGCGCCATTGATGTTTTTTTTCGTTTTACTGGGAGCCTTGAGCATAGGCTTTGCAATAATGAACCTGATTCCGCTGGTACCTCTTGATGGAGGACGGATATTCCTGGTAATATCGGAAAGGGTATTCGGTAAAAATATGGCATTCAGGATCTTGCGAATCGCATATGTGCTGTTAAGTCTCGCGGCTTTTATAGCTCTGATAGGATTCGCCATATTGAACGATCTGGGAGCATTTAATTAA
- a CDS encoding DUF1653 domain-containing protein produces the protein MENVKPGKYLHYKNKYYEVIGLARHSETLEELVVYRALWDSEEFGHNALWVRPRKMFFENITIDGKEVPRFKYVG, from the coding sequence ATGGAAAACGTCAAACCGGGAAAATATCTGCATTATAAGAATAAATATTATGAAGTGATCGGGCTCGCAAGGCACAGCGAGACGCTGGAAGAATTGGTCGTGTATCGCGCACTTTGGGATTCGGAAGAGTTCGGCCACAATGCCCTGTGGGTAAGGCCGAGAAAAATGTTTTTTGAAAATATAACGATCGACGGCAAAGAAGTGCCGCGCTTCAAATATGTCGGATAA
- a CDS encoding HD domain-containing protein, producing the protein MMIKEISEIVEKACKNRTNYFGYGAWTHHILPVVKYAKLMAKKLGADEEIVEIAALLHDYASVKDRKLYEEHHVHGARLAEMILKKYDYPPQRIREVKHCILSHRGSRMAKKLTSEALCVADADSMAHFDSVSSLFFLAFFSHKMDIDEANDWIAKKLERSWKKLSPAAKEIIKDKHEACKLVLGSRK; encoded by the coding sequence ATGATGATAAAAGAGATCTCGGAAATAGTTGAAAAAGCGTGCAAAAACAGGACGAATTATTTCGGTTATGGAGCGTGGACCCATCACATTTTGCCAGTTGTGAAGTATGCCAAGCTGATGGCGAAAAAACTCGGCGCCGACGAAGAGATCGTTGAGATCGCGGCCCTGCTTCACGACTATGCAAGCGTCAAAGACCGCAAACTTTATGAAGAACACCATGTGCATGGCGCAAGATTGGCCGAGATGATCCTCAAAAAATACGACTATCCTCCGCAAAGGATCAGGGAAGTCAAACACTGCATTCTCAGCCACAGAGGAAGCAGAATGGCAAAAAAGCTGACCAGTGAAGCGTTGTGCGTCGCCGATGCGGATTCGATGGCTCATTTTGATTCTGTCTCTTCTTTATTCTTTCTGGCATTCTTCAGCCACAAGATGGATATTGACGAGGCAAACGACTGGATCGCAAAAAAACTGGAACGAAGCTGGAAAAAACTGAGTCCGGCAGCCAAAGAGATCATCAAAGACAAACATGAAGCGTGCAAGCTGGTATTGGGAAGCCGGAAATGA
- a CDS encoding WxcM-like domain-containing protein gives MSYKIIETRTVSGTGDKNKQGSLTEIDLPKLTEGLMPNVQRVYFIVNKNSSEEIRGKHYHLGSSEILLCTSGQALVEVHSESKCEVVTINRDNAIFISAACWHAVRMDKRTTLLAIAENTVKETITVDELLDDCCCRLCGKLLSLKKEIEVELSK, from the coding sequence TTGAGTTATAAGATAATAGAAACAAGAACCGTATCCGGAACCGGCGACAAGAACAAGCAAGGTTCTCTCACGGAAATAGATCTGCCAAAACTGACGGAGGGACTCATGCCCAACGTCCAAAGAGTTTACTTTATAGTGAACAAAAATAGTTCAGAAGAGATCAGGGGAAAGCATTACCACTTGGGCTCAAGCGAGATCCTGCTCTGCACGAGCGGACAGGCGCTTGTGGAAGTCCACAGTGAAAGTAAATGTGAAGTTGTCACGATCAACAGAGACAATGCGATCTTTATCTCTGCGGCCTGCTGGCACGCGGTCAGGATGGACAAGAGAACAACGCTTCTGGCGATCGCAGAGAACACGGTCAAAGAGACTATAACAGTAGATGAGTTATTGGATGATTGCTGCTGCAGACTGTGCGGAAAGTTACTTTCTCTTAAAAAGGAAATCGAAGTTGAGCTGAGCAAATAA
- a CDS encoding tRNA-dihydrouridine synthase family protein, which produces MPNFWRKLKKPILALAPIAGYTNSSFRQICKRYGADVVYSEMASAVALNYGGKKTMELLRFQRPERPYVVQLFGNDPKYFRNAAKIVSEKIKPDGIDINMGCPAKKVFSNGSGAALMINKKIGRAVIEETLKGTKLPVSIKVRSKAGDVTAYQFVRSVKDLPIRAIMIHGRTLAQEFSGEIDYTQIKKIKSLVDIPVIANGGINTPLDAKIMLERTGADGIGIARGALMKPWLFLEIREYLKKGEYEDFGIEKIKKAALDHAKMSFRAGGAHGILEMRKYLLWYFRGFENAKEARRDLVQVESVKDIENVLKSI; this is translated from the coding sequence ATGCCTAATTTCTGGAGAAAATTGAAAAAGCCGATCCTGGCGCTTGCGCCCATAGCCGGATATACGAATTCTTCGTTCCGCCAGATCTGCAAAAGATATGGCGCCGATGTCGTCTATTCCGAAATGGCAAGCGCCGTCGCTCTTAATTATGGCGGGAAAAAGACCATGGAGCTTTTGAGGTTCCAAAGGCCGGAGCGGCCCTATGTGGTCCAGCTTTTCGGAAATGATCCGAAATATTTCAGGAACGCCGCTAAAATAGTTTCCGAAAAGATAAAGCCTGACGGGATCGATATAAACATGGGTTGTCCCGCAAAAAAAGTATTTTCAAATGGAAGCGGGGCCGCGCTTATGATAAACAAAAAGATCGGAAGGGCGGTTATCGAAGAGACTTTGAAGGGCACCAAGCTTCCGGTGTCGATCAAGGTCAGATCGAAAGCGGGGGATGTCACGGCATATCAATTCGTGAGATCCGTCAAAGATCTGCCCATTAGGGCTATAATGATCCACGGAAGAACTCTGGCACAGGAATTTTCGGGAGAAATAGACTATACTCAGATCAAAAAAATAAAATCCCTAGTTGATATTCCGGTAATTGCGAATGGAGGAATAAACACTCCGCTTGATGCGAAGATCATGCTTGAGAGGACCGGTGCAGACGGGATTGGTATTGCGAGGGGCGCTCTCATGAAACCGTGGCTTTTTTTGGAGATAAGGGAATATCTGAAAAAAGGGGAATATGAAGATTTCGGTATTGAAAAAATAAAAAAGGCCGCCCTTGATCATGCAAAAATGTCGTTCAGGGCGGGCGGAGCTCACGGGATCCTTGAGATGAGAAAATATCTTCTCTGGTATTTCAGAGGATTTGAGAACGCGAAAGAAGCGAGAAGGGATCTGGTGCAAGTTGAATCCGTGAAGGATATAGAGAATGTTCTGAAAAGTATATAA